One genomic window of Polaromonas sp. SP1 includes the following:
- a CDS encoding UDP-N-acetylmuramoyl-L-alanyl-D-glutamate--2,6-diaminopimelate ligase: protein MSTQLHTPEQAAGWLRERVNGSLWTDSRKVAQGDGFIAWPGAATDGRKFVGAVLAAGAKACLVEQDGAADYGFDDEKVAAYAGLKAATGPIASAYFNEPSRQLRISAVTGTNGKTSTAWWLAQALGRIGHKCGVVGTLGIGEPGAMVSNGLTTPDPVLLQQALRRFADEGFAACALEASSIGVVEHRLDATAIEVAIFTNFTQDHLDYHASMDAYWEAKAALFGWPGLKAAVINIDDSKGAELNASLEGRGLDLWTVSCAEPARLQAQAIEHGADALSFDVVEGSERHRVHAQVVGQYNVSNLLGVLAALRAMGIALADAVGACTGLLPVPGRTETLAMPGLPLVVIDYAHTPDALEKVLLALKPSAARRGGRLWCVFGCGGDRDATKRPLMAAVAEKAADQIVVTSDNPRGENPLAIICQVLLGLSHRDAVHVQADRAAAITHALSLAQPQDVVLLAGKGHESFQEISGQKLPFSDREHAQAALDARAAAAGVQGGRS from the coding sequence TTGAGCACGCAACTCCACACCCCCGAGCAGGCAGCGGGCTGGTTGCGCGAACGCGTGAACGGCAGCCTCTGGACCGACAGCCGCAAAGTGGCGCAGGGCGACGGCTTCATTGCCTGGCCGGGCGCTGCGACGGACGGCCGTAAATTTGTGGGCGCCGTGCTGGCCGCCGGCGCCAAGGCCTGCCTGGTCGAGCAGGACGGCGCGGCCGACTACGGATTCGATGACGAGAAAGTGGCTGCTTACGCGGGCCTCAAGGCCGCAACCGGGCCGATTGCCTCTGCCTACTTCAACGAACCGAGCCGGCAGTTGCGGATTTCCGCCGTCACCGGCACCAACGGAAAAACCTCCACAGCCTGGTGGCTGGCCCAGGCCCTGGGCCGCATCGGGCACAAGTGCGGGGTCGTGGGAACCCTGGGCATCGGCGAACCCGGTGCCATGGTGTCCAACGGCCTGACGACGCCTGACCCGGTGCTGCTGCAGCAAGCGCTGCGGCGCTTCGCCGACGAAGGGTTTGCCGCATGCGCCCTTGAAGCGTCTTCCATCGGTGTGGTCGAGCACCGCCTGGATGCCACCGCCATTGAAGTGGCGATTTTCACCAACTTCACCCAGGACCACCTCGACTACCACGCATCGATGGATGCGTACTGGGAGGCCAAGGCTGCGCTCTTCGGCTGGCCGGGCCTGAAGGCGGCGGTCATCAATATCGACGACAGCAAGGGAGCCGAGCTCAACGCCTCACTGGAAGGCCGCGGGCTCGATCTCTGGACCGTGTCGTGCGCAGAGCCCGCACGCCTGCAGGCGCAAGCGATTGAGCATGGCGCCGATGCGCTGAGTTTTGATGTGGTCGAGGGCAGCGAGCGCCACCGGGTGCACGCGCAGGTGGTGGGCCAGTACAACGTGTCGAACCTGCTCGGCGTCCTGGCGGCGCTTCGTGCGATGGGCATCGCCCTGGCCGACGCCGTGGGCGCCTGCACTGGTTTGCTGCCGGTTCCGGGGCGCACCGAGACGCTGGCCATGCCAGGCCTGCCGCTGGTGGTCATCGACTACGCGCACACGCCGGACGCCCTCGAAAAAGTATTGCTGGCGCTCAAGCCCTCGGCCGCGCGCCGGGGCGGGCGGCTCTGGTGTGTATTTGGCTGCGGCGGTGACCGCGATGCCACCAAGCGCCCGCTGATGGCGGCCGTCGCTGAAAAAGCCGCGGACCAGATTGTGGTGACCAGCGACAACCCGCGCGGCGAAAACCCGCTGGCCATCATCTGCCAGGTGTTGCTCGGCTTGAGCCACCGGGATGCCGTGCACGTGCAGGCTGACCGTGCCGCCGCCATCACGCACGCCTTGAGTTTGGCCCAACCGCAAGACGTGGTGCTGCTGGCCGGCAAGGGCCATGAAAGTTTTCAGGAGATCAGCGGCCAGAAGCTGCCGTTTTCCGACCGTGAACATGCGCAGGCGGCCCTGGATGCCCGCGCCGCCGCGGCCGGTGTGCAAGGGGGCCGCTCATGA
- a CDS encoding penicillin-binding protein 2 produces the protein MSRSVLYSSSPLLASKTPVWRSKFIVAGVALAFAGLAGRAAYIQIFGNEFFQRQGEVRFARTLELPANRGRILDRNGLILASSVPAPSIWAIPEDVEASKAQLAELARLLEMPLAELNKKLGEEDKTFVWIKRQVDEPVAQKIHALGIKGIYQRKEYKRQYPEGETVAHVVGFTNVEDRGQEGIELTFNKDLAGKAGSRRVIKDRLGRVVEDVGEQVHPVEGKDIQLSIDSKVQFFAYQKLRDAVIARKAKAGSVVVLDSTTGEVLALANYPSYVPDKRKNLTGEQLRNRALTDTFEPGSTMKPITVAMALEAGRIKPQTIIETGPGRYSIGGFTISDTHNYGTLTVEGVIQKSSNVGALKIAQKMSPQEMWETFMALGYGQKPQIQFPGAVTGRVRPWKTWRPVEQATMAYGYGLSASLFQMAHSYTAFAHDGQIIPATMLKSSEPAVGVQVFSAENAHAVRKMLQMAAAPGGTGQLAQTVGYSVGGKSGTAHKQVGKGYATNKYRAWFTGMAPIEAPRIIVGVMIDEPSDGNYFGGVAAAPVFSEVVQQTLRMMGVQPDMSVKPQITTQAVEESF, from the coding sequence ATGAGCCGCAGCGTTCTTTATTCATCCAGCCCCCTGCTGGCCAGCAAGACGCCCGTCTGGCGCAGCAAATTCATTGTGGCTGGTGTGGCGCTGGCGTTTGCCGGGCTGGCCGGCCGCGCGGCCTACATCCAGATATTCGGCAACGAATTTTTCCAGCGCCAGGGTGAAGTGCGGTTTGCGCGCACGCTGGAACTGCCCGCCAACCGCGGCCGTATCCTGGACCGCAACGGCCTGATCCTCGCGTCCAGCGTGCCGGCGCCCAGCATCTGGGCCATTCCCGAAGACGTCGAAGCCAGCAAGGCGCAACTGGCTGAGCTGGCCAGGCTGCTGGAAATGCCCCTGGCCGAGCTCAACAAAAAGCTCGGTGAAGAAGACAAGACCTTTGTCTGGATCAAGCGCCAAGTGGATGAACCCGTGGCGCAAAAAATTCATGCGCTGGGCATCAAGGGCATTTACCAGCGCAAGGAATACAAGCGCCAGTATCCCGAAGGCGAAACCGTGGCCCACGTGGTGGGCTTCACCAATGTCGAGGACCGTGGCCAGGAAGGCATTGAGCTGACCTTCAACAAGGACCTGGCCGGCAAGGCCGGATCGCGCCGCGTGATCAAGGACCGCCTGGGCCGCGTCGTCGAGGACGTCGGCGAGCAGGTGCATCCCGTCGAAGGCAAGGACATCCAGCTCAGCATCGACAGCAAGGTGCAGTTCTTCGCGTACCAGAAGCTGCGCGACGCCGTCATCGCGCGCAAGGCCAAGGCCGGCAGCGTGGTGGTGCTGGACTCCACGACCGGCGAGGTGCTGGCGCTGGCCAACTATCCGAGTTATGTCCCCGACAAGCGAAAAAACCTCACCGGTGAACAACTGCGCAACCGGGCCCTGACCGACACCTTCGAGCCTGGCTCCACGATGAAGCCGATCACGGTCGCCATGGCGCTCGAGGCCGGGCGCATCAAGCCGCAAACCATCATCGAAACCGGGCCCGGCCGCTACAGCATCGGCGGTTTCACGATCAGCGACACGCACAACTACGGCACGCTGACGGTGGAAGGCGTCATCCAGAAATCCAGCAATGTCGGTGCGTTGAAGATTGCGCAAAAGATGAGCCCGCAGGAAATGTGGGAAACCTTCATGGCGCTGGGTTACGGGCAAAAGCCGCAAATCCAGTTCCCCGGCGCCGTCACGGGGCGTGTCCGGCCCTGGAAAACCTGGCGCCCGGTCGAGCAGGCGACGATGGCTTACGGTTATGGCCTGTCGGCCTCGCTGTTCCAGATGGCGCACTCCTACACCGCGTTCGCGCACGACGGCCAGATCATCCCCGCCACCATGCTCAAGAGCAGTGAGCCCGCCGTGGGCGTGCAGGTCTTTTCCGCGGAGAACGCGCACGCCGTTCGCAAGATGCTGCAGATGGCGGCTGCGCCCGGCGGCACCGGACAGCTTGCGCAGACCGTGGGCTATTCGGTGGGCGGCAAATCCGGCACGGCGCACAAGCAGGTCGGCAAAGGCTATGCCACCAACAAATACCGCGCATGGTTCACAGGCATGGCGCCCATCGAGGCGCCGCGCATCATCGTCGGCGTGATGATCGACGAGCCCAGCGACGGCAACTACTTCGGCGGCGTGGCTGCCGCACCCGTTTTCAGCGAGGTGGTGCAGCAGACGCTGCGCATGATGGGTGTGCAGCCCGACATGAGCGTCAAGCCGCAAATCACCACCCAGGCCGTGGAGGAGTCGTTTTGA
- the ftsL gene encoding cell division protein FtsL: MARLNIVLLLAVLVSALYLVRTQYESRRLYVELEKAAAESRKLETTNERLQVEKRAQATPLKVEKLAKEKLQMRTVTPAITQYVTYKDEPAAAASAPAPGSARP; the protein is encoded by the coding sequence ATGGCAAGACTGAACATTGTGCTGTTGCTTGCGGTGCTGGTCAGTGCGCTATACCTCGTACGCACGCAGTACGAATCGCGGCGCCTGTATGTCGAGCTCGAGAAGGCGGCCGCGGAAAGCCGCAAGCTCGAAACGACCAATGAACGCCTGCAAGTGGAAAAGCGCGCGCAAGCCACGCCCTTGAAGGTTGAAAAGCTGGCCAAAGAGAAGCTGCAGATGCGCACGGTCACACCGGCCATCACGCAGTACGTGACCTACAAGGACGAGCCCGCAGCGGCCGCCTCGGCGCCGGCACCGGGGAGTGCCAGGCCATGA
- the rsmH gene encoding 16S rRNA (cytosine(1402)-N(4))-methyltransferase RsmH: MNGTWIHRTVLLNEAIAALLVNPDGHYVDATFGRGGHSRLLLSQLSPQGRLTAFDKDLDAIAEAQTINDPRFSIRHEGFMHLGQLPAASAAGVLMDLGVSSPQIDNPVRGFSFRQEGPLDMRMDTTRGQSVAEWLADASIETMAEVIREYGEERFAQQIAKAIDRRRQERGPLRTTAELAEVVAGAVKTREPGKDPATRTFQALRIFINAELEELQQALAASLKVLQPGGRLVVISFHSLEDRIVKQFIAAHSREVFDRRAPFAEPKAMQLKALGRTKPSEEEVDGNPRSRSAVMRVAERTEVAA, from the coding sequence GTGAACGGCACATGGATACACCGCACCGTCCTGTTGAACGAAGCCATAGCGGCGCTTCTTGTCAACCCGGACGGCCACTACGTCGACGCAACGTTCGGGCGCGGCGGGCATTCGCGCCTGCTGCTGTCGCAGCTCTCGCCCCAGGGGCGCCTCACCGCCTTCGACAAGGACCTCGACGCCATCGCCGAGGCGCAGACCATCAACGACCCGCGCTTTTCCATCCGCCACGAGGGTTTTATGCACCTGGGGCAATTGCCCGCCGCCAGCGCGGCCGGTGTGCTGATGGACCTGGGCGTCAGTTCGCCGCAAATCGACAACCCGGTGCGCGGCTTTTCGTTTCGGCAAGAGGGGCCCCTGGACATGCGCATGGACACCACGCGTGGCCAGAGCGTGGCCGAGTGGCTGGCGGATGCATCCATAGAAACCATGGCGGAGGTGATTCGTGAATATGGCGAAGAACGGTTTGCTCAACAGATTGCAAAGGCGATTGATCGTCGCCGACAGGAACGGGGCCCTCTTCGAACCACCGCTGAGCTGGCCGAAGTCGTGGCTGGCGCGGTCAAAACCCGCGAGCCGGGCAAGGACCCTGCAACGCGCACATTTCAGGCTCTTCGGATTTTCATCAACGCCGAGCTTGAAGAGCTGCAACAGGCGCTAGCCGCGTCGCTGAAAGTTCTCCAACCGGGAGGCCGTCTGGTGGTGATCAGTTTTCATTCGCTCGAAGACCGCATCGTCAAGCAATTCATCGCCGCCCATTCGCGCGAGGTGTTCGATCGCCGCGCGCCTTTTGCCGAACCCAAGGCCATGCAGCTCAAGGCGCTTGGCCGCACCAAGCCCAGCGAAGAAGAAGTGGACGGCAATCCGCGTTCGCGCAGTGCCGTGATGCGCGTCGCTGAACGCACTGAGGTGGCCGCATGA
- the mraZ gene encoding division/cell wall cluster transcriptional repressor MraZ, protein MFQGASSLVLDSKGRLSVPTRHRDVLSATASSQLTITKHPHGCLMIFPRNEWEKFRDRIASLPMQAQWWKRIFLGNAMDVDMDATGRVLVSPELRAAAGISKDTVLLGMGSYFELWDASTYAAQEAEQMKGEMPDVFRDFSF, encoded by the coding sequence GTGTTTCAAGGTGCCTCATCGTTAGTTCTCGATAGCAAGGGTCGGCTCTCTGTGCCGACCCGGCATCGTGACGTGCTGAGCGCCACGGCTTCCAGCCAGCTCACCATCACCAAGCACCCGCACGGCTGCCTCATGATTTTCCCCCGCAACGAGTGGGAAAAATTTCGCGACCGCATCGCCTCGCTGCCCATGCAGGCCCAATGGTGGAAGCGCATCTTCCTGGGCAACGCGATGGACGTCGACATGGACGCCACCGGCCGCGTCCTTGTGTCGCCCGAGCTGCGTGCGGCCGCCGGCATCAGCAAAGACACGGTGCTGCTCGGCATGGGCAGCTACTTCGAGCTCTGGGACGCCTCGACCTACGCGGCCCAGGAGGCTGAGCAGATGAAGGGCGAAATGCCCGATGTCTTCAGAGACTTCTCGTTCTGA